The stretch of DNA GCCGCCGGTTTTGCCAAGGCCGAGATGTTCACCACCGCCGGGCGCGATCTGGTCTCGCTGGGCGCCGCGCTGAACGATCACGGGGTGGCGCTGATCTCGGTGCTGGCCGATCCGCGCACGCGCCTGATCGAGCGCGATACCCATGCCACCTTCCGCGACCTGTTCCGTCAGGCCGCCGAGGATGCGCTGGCGCTGGGCTGCAACCGCGTGGTGGTGGGCTCGGGGCCGGGCGTGCCCTATATGAAGCGCGCGATGCAATTGGACATCGTGGCCGAAGCGGTGGCGGGCATCGTGCCCATCGCGCAGGAACTGGGCGTGACGGCGATGCTTGAACCGGTCAACACCCGCGTCGATCATCCCGGCGTGCTGTTCAGCCAGACCATCGATGCCGTCACGGTCATCAAGGCGGTCAATTCGCCCCACGTCCGCCTGCTCTATGACCTCTATCACTCGGTGGTCGAGGGCGAGAATCCCGCCGAGCAACTGGCGCAGCATATCGGCCTGATCGAGCATGTGCAGATCGCCGACGCGCCGGGCCGGGGCGAGCCGGGGTCGGGCGGGATCGACTGGGCCGCGATGCTGGGCCTGCTGCGCGGGGCCGGTTATGCGGGCGCGATCGGGGTGGAATGCCAACCCACCGTGCCCTCCACCGCGCAGGCGCTGAAATTTATTCGGGAACTGGCCGCCACGATCTGATTTGTAGATCAAGGACGGGGAGAGGCGCTCATCGCTCGGGCATTCGTCCGCGATGGGCGCCTCTTTTCGTGTCCGGGCGGTTTGCAGTGATATACGTAAAATTCACTTTGTCGTTTTCATGTATACGCTTTGGCAAATTGCGATACATTACGCACACTCAATGCGACTCTTGCCAAAGGTCCGTCCATGACAGCCCATGATCGTAATCGCCCCGCGAAGGATCTGCTCGAAACGCTGTTTCGCCGCCTGCGCAAACTCGCGCGGGCGGCGGGGCGCCCGCTGGCCGAGCCATCCGACCCCGACGCGCTGATTGTGCAATGTCAGGCCCTGCTCGATGAACGCAGCCAGTCCTCGGGCGTCCATCTGGCAGGCGATATTCTGGCGGCCTATGATGCGCTGGGGGACGAGGACAAGCATCGCTTTCTGAGCGCGCTCGCGCAGGGTTTTGCCCCCGATGCCGAGGCGATCCGGGGCGCGATGGCCGCCTATGACGCCGATCCGTCGCCCTTGCGCATGGCCGCCATTTCGCGCGCGGCCGAGGCCCCGCGTCAGGAAGTGTTGCGCCGCCTCAATCAGGCGCCGATGGCCACAGGCGCGCTGGTCAACATGCGCGCCGATCTGTTGCGCTTTCTGAAGACTGATCCCGCCTTGCGCGTGCTGGATCAGGATCTGGCCCATCTGTTGCGCTCATGGTTCAACCGGGGCTTTCTGGTGATGCGGCGGATCGACTGGTCCAGCCCTGCCGATCTGCTCGAACGGATCATCCGCTATGAGGCGGTGCATTCCATCGCCACATGGGATGAATTGCGCGCGCGCCTGCTGCCCTCGGACCGGCGCTGTTATGGCTTTTTCCATCCGGCGTTGGGCGATGAACCGCTGATCTTTGTCGAAGTGGCGCTCTGCGCGGACGTGCCCTCCTCGATCCAGTCGCTGCTGGCGCAGGGGCGCGAAGAGCTGGACCCCGCGCGGGCCAAGGTGGCGGTCTTCTATTCGATCTCCAATTGTCAGGCGGGCCTTGCGGGCATTTCCTTTGGGCAATTCCTGATCAAACAGGTGGTCGAGGATCTGGGCGCGGAATATCCGGGCCTTGAAACCTATGTCACGCTCTCGCCCATTCCCGGCTTTGCCCGCTGGCTGAAACAGGCGGCGCAGCAGGGCGATCAGGCCGCTCAAGGCACGCTGGAGGTTGCGCCGATGCGCGAATGGCATGTGCATGATGCGCGCCGCGCGGATCTGATGCGGCTGGGCGCGCGCTATCTGGTGGGCGAACGCGATGGAGAAGGGCGCCTGCTCGATCCGGTGGCGCGGTTTCATGTCGGCAATGGCGCGCGGGTGGAACGTCTATGCTGGATGGCCGACACCAGCGCGCGCGGCATGGCGCAATCGCACGGGCTGATGGTCAACTACCTGTATGATTTGAAAACGGTGGAGAGCAACCACAACGCCTATGCCCGCCACCGCGTGGTCAATGCGGGCGCGGCGATCAACGGGCTGTTGGCCCCGCCGCGCAAATTGTGGCGCGCGGCGGGCCCCAAGGTCATGGCCGGATAAGGCTTACTTGGCGAACAGGTCGGCGTAGGTCTCGCGCAGGGCCTTCTTCTGAATCTTGCCCATCGTGTTGCGCGGCAGTTCGGGCAGGAAGATCACCCGGCGCGGTTGCTTGAAGCGCGCCAGATCGCCCGCGATGGCGCCTAGCACGGCGGCCTCGTCCAGCGCGGCGTCGCGTGCCTGCACCACGGCCACCACACCTTCGCCCATATCCTTGTGCGGGATGCCGATCACCGCGCTTTCGGCGATGCCGGGGATCGCGTCGATCAGCGCTTCGACCTCGGCCGGATAGACGTTGAAGCCGCCGCAGATGATCAGATCCTTGGCCCGGCCCACGATCGAGACATAGCCGCGATCATCGATGACTCCCAGATCGCCGGTGATGAAAAAGCCGTTTTCGCGCAGTTCCTCGGCGGTCTTTTCGGGCAATTGCCAATAGCCCTTGAACACGTTGGGCCCGCGCACCTCGATCACGCCCACTTCGCCCTGCGGCAGGCTCTCGCCCGTTTCGGGATCGGCGATGCGCAATTCGACGCCGGGCAGGGGGAAGCCCACGCTGCCCGGAACCCGGTCGCCCTCATAGGGGTTCGAGGTGTTCATATTGGTCTCGGTCATGCCATAGCGTTCGAGGATGGCATGGCCGGTGCGGGCGGAAAATTCCTTGTGCGTTTCGGCCGAAAGCGGGGCCGAACCCGACACGAACAGCCGCATATGGGTCACCAGTTCGCGGGTGAAATCCCCCTCGTTCAGCAGGCGCGAATAGAAGGTGGGCACGCCCATCAGCACAGTGGCGCGCGGCATCAGGCGGATCAGTTCGCGCACATCGAATTTGGAGCAAAGGATAATCGCGCTGCCCGCCGTGATCGTGATGTTGGTGGCGACAAACAGGCCATGCGTGTGGAAAATCGGCAGGGCGTGGAGCAGCACATCGCCTTCGGTAAATCGCCAGTAATCCTTGAGCGTGGCCGAGTTGGAGGCCAGATTGCCTTGCGTGAGCATCGCGCCCTTGGACCGGCCCGTGGTGCCCGATGTGTAGAGGATCGCGGCCAGATCATCCATGGCGACCGGGTGGATATCGGCCTGCGCTTCTTGCGCATCGGCGCCTGCGGGCAGGCTGCCCTCGCCCGATTGGCCTAGCGTGAGGCGCGCGGCAATGCCAAGGTCGGCGCAAAGCGCGGCCATCGCGGCCTCATCTTCGGGGCGATGGATGAACAGCGCGGGCGTGGCGTCGGACAGGAAGAAACGCACCTCGGCAGCGGTATACGCCGTGTTGAGCGGCAGATAGACCGCCCCGATCCGCAGTGCCGCCAGATAGGTCAGCAGCGCATCGGCGCTCTTTTCCACCTGAACCGCGATCCGGTCGCCCGGTTTGACGCCAGCGGCGCGGAACAGATTGGCCATCTGCCCGCTGCGGGCAACGGCTTGCGCATAGGTGATCACGCCAAGTTCGGGCAGGATCAGAAAGGGCGCATCGGGCGCGGCGATGCTGCGACTGTGAAAGATCGAAAAGAGGTCTTGCGCCATGATGTGTCCCTTGAACCGATTTTGGGAATCCGTGAACGCCCGCCCATACAACATGGTTGATTGCGGTTCTAGTGTATGCAAGAAGCGGATATGAGAAAAATAGCGCATACACGCGACACAATGGGAAGCGGGATTGATCATGTCTGAGGAAACGCCCAACCTGCTGCTTTCCGAACGCATCCGTATCGCGCTGGCCGATGAGATCACCACCGGGCAACTGGCGCCGGGCGGCGCGCTGGACGAACAGCAGATCGGCGACCGTTTCGGCGCCTCGCGCACGCCGGTGCGCGAGGCGATCCGGCAATTGGCCGCCGTGGGTCTGGTCGAAATGCGGCCCCGGCGCGGCGCGGTCGTTTCGGGCGTCAGCACCCAGCGCATCATCGACATGTTCGAAATGAGCGCCGAGATCGAGGCCATGTGTGTCCGCATGGCCACCTATCGCATGAACCCGGTCGAACGCAGCCGTCTGGCCCAGCTCCATGAGGATTCCGAGGCGATGGTGGCCGCGGGCGATATTGACGCCTATGACCGGATGAACTGGGATTTCCACCAGACGATCTATGAAGGCACCCATAATGCCTTCATCGCCGAACAGGCGCTGGGCCTGCGCGACCGTATGGCAGCCTTTCGGCGCACGCAATTGCGCGGGGGCGGCCGCCCGGCCAAATCGCGGTCCGAACATGGCGAATTGCTGGCCGCGATCATGCGCGGCGATGGCGAGGAGGCGGCGCGCTGCATGCGCTCGCATATGTTCAACGCCTCGCTGGCACTGGAGAGATTCACCGCCGGACGTTGAGAAAAGCGGCGCGAAAAAAATACGGGCGCAGGAGAGGAACACAATGGCGATCTATGGGACTGCGCTGCTCGCGCTCTGCACGCTGATCGGCGTGGCGCTGGGCGAGGCTTTGGGCATGGCGCTGCATGTGAAGGCCAATGTCGGCGGGGTGGGCATTGCCATGATGCTGCTGATCGGCGCGCGGCTCTGGCTGGCGCGGACGGGGCGGCTGACGCCGGGGCTGAAGCTGGGGGTTGAGTTCTGGGCGCTGATGTATATTCCCATCGTTGTCGCCATGGCCGCGCAGCAAAATGTGCTGGCCGCGCTGGAAGGCGGGCCGATGGCGGTGCTGACCGGCGTGGTCGTGGTGGCGATCTGCTTTGGCCTTGTGGCCGTCCTCAGCCGCGCCACCGGAGCCCATCATGATTGAGATCGCGCACAAGGTCATTGCCGATCAACCGCTGGTGCTGGCCTTTGCGGCGGTGGGCGCGCTGATGTGGATCAGCGCGATGCTCTCGCGCCTGCTGTTTGCCGGTCGCATCCATGCCAGCGCGATTGCCATCATGGCGGCGCTGGCGCTGGCCTGGTATGGCGGGATCATCACCGGGGGCAAGAAGGGGCTGGCCGATGTGCCCGCCTTTGCCGGGCTGTTGCTGATGGGCGGGGCGATGCTGCGCGACTTTGCCATTGTCGCCACCGCCTTTGAGGTCGATCCCATCGAGGCGCGCAAGGCGGGCCTGCTGGGCGCTTTCGCCTTGCTGTTGGGCACGGTGGTGCCCTTTGCCGTGGGGGCGGGCATCGCATGGAGTTTCGGCTATCGCGATGCTGTCTCGCTGGCCACTTTGGGTGCGGGGGCCGTCACCTATATCGTCGGCCCGGTGACGGGGGCGGCGCTGGGCGCGTCCTCGCCGGTGATGGCGCTCTCCATCGCCACGGGTGTTCTCAAGGCCGTGCTGGTGATGGCCACCACGCCGATGGCTGCGCGCTTCATGGGCCTGAACAATCCGCGCAGCGCGATGATCTTCGGCGGATTGGCCGGAACGGTCAGCGGCGTGGCGGGCGGGCTTGCCGCCACCGACGAGAAGCTGGTGCCCTATGGCGCGCTGACGGCCACGTTCCACACCGGCCTTGGCTGTCTGCTCGCGCCTTCGGTGCTGTTCCTGATCGTCAAGGCGCTGGTTTAGGTCGCAGCATTAATAGCGCCACCATCCCCAGCGCCAACCCCGCACCGATCGCCGCGCCGCCAAAGGGCGCGGCATAGGTCGCGTGTTGGGCCAATGCCCCCGCCAGCGGCCCCGTCAGGCACAGCGCCACGTCGATGAACAGCGCGAAGGTGCTGAGCGCGGTGCCCCGGCTCTGTTCGGGCACGCGCTCGATCACCAGCACGCCCAGCGCCGGAAACACCATCGCAAAGCCAAAGCCTGTCACCGCCGCCCCGGCAATCGCCAGATGCGCGCGGGGCGCGGAGGCCATGATCGCAAGGCCTGCGAGTTCGATCGCGATGAACACCGCCGAGACCGGCAGGCCCCCATGGCGCGCCACGCTGCGCACAAACAGCAGGCGCGAGGCGATGAAGGCGCAGCCAAAAGCGGTCAGCGCCATCCACGCATCACCCCAGCCAAAGGCGTTGAAATAGAGCGTGACGAAAGAGGTGATCACCCCAAAGCCCACCGTCGCCATGGCCAACGCCGCGCCAAAGGGCAGCACCGCGCCAAACACCGTGCGCATCGGCCAGCGCCGGGCCGCAGGCACGCGCGCGGCCGGTTGCGGCCAGACGAAAGCGAGTCCTCCCGCGCCGAGCAACAGCAAAGCGATGCCTAGCGCCATCACTCCGCCCAACCCGAAAATCCACACGCCTGCCGGGGCGCCGCCCGCAATCGCGGCATAGGTGGCGATCCCGTTCCACGAAATCATCCGCGCCGATTGCCGCGCGCCCAGCCGCAT from Novosphingobium humi encodes:
- a CDS encoding malonyl-CoA decarboxylase produces the protein MTAHDRNRPAKDLLETLFRRLRKLARAAGRPLAEPSDPDALIVQCQALLDERSQSSGVHLAGDILAAYDALGDEDKHRFLSALAQGFAPDAEAIRGAMAAYDADPSPLRMAAISRAAEAPRQEVLRRLNQAPMATGALVNMRADLLRFLKTDPALRVLDQDLAHLLRSWFNRGFLVMRRIDWSSPADLLERIIRYEAVHSIATWDELRARLLPSDRRCYGFFHPALGDEPLIFVEVALCADVPSSIQSLLAQGREELDPARAKVAVFYSISNCQAGLAGISFGQFLIKQVVEDLGAEYPGLETYVTLSPIPGFARWLKQAAQQGDQAAQGTLEVAPMREWHVHDARRADLMRLGARYLVGERDGEGRLLDPVARFHVGNGARVERLCWMADTSARGMAQSHGLMVNYLYDLKTVESNHNAYARHRVVNAGAAINGLLAPPRKLWRAAGPKVMAG
- a CDS encoding GntR family transcriptional regulator: MSEETPNLLLSERIRIALADEITTGQLAPGGALDEQQIGDRFGASRTPVREAIRQLAAVGLVEMRPRRGAVVSGVSTQRIIDMFEMSAEIEAMCVRMATYRMNPVERSRLAQLHEDSEAMVAAGDIDAYDRMNWDFHQTIYEGTHNAFIAEQALGLRDRMAAFRRTQLRGGGRPAKSRSEHGELLAAIMRGDGEEAARCMRSHMFNASLALERFTAGR
- a CDS encoding TIM barrel protein; translated protein: MAYEISVNLEYMFHEAGERLEDRVAAAAAAGFAKAEMFTTAGRDLVSLGAALNDHGVALISVLADPRTRLIERDTHATFRDLFRQAAEDALALGCNRVVVGSGPGVPYMKRAMQLDIVAEAVAGIVPIAQELGVTAMLEPVNTRVDHPGVLFSQTIDAVTVIKAVNSPHVRLLYDLYHSVVEGENPAEQLAQHIGLIEHVQIADAPGRGEPGSGGIDWAAMLGLLRGAGYAGAIGVECQPTVPSTAQALKFIRELAATI
- a CDS encoding MFS transporter, producing MMTQDSPARSIFLCAGCTALAYFAVGLPLAVLPGWALKLGFGPVMAGFLISAQYVATVLSRIVVGPMIDRSGPRRAIVLGFVCCLGAGATTIAALWITAPMAAMAVMMASRILLGFSESLVSTSAMAWGIMRLGARQSARMISWNGIATYAAIAGGAPAGVWIFGLGGVMALGIALLLLGAGGLAFVWPQPAARVPAARRWPMRTVFGAVLPFGAALAMATVGFGVITSFVTLYFNAFGWGDAWMALTAFGCAFIASRLLFVRSVARHGGLPVSAVFIAIELAGLAIMASAPRAHLAIAGAAVTGFGFAMVFPALGVLVIERVPEQSRGTALSTFALFIDVALCLTGPLAGALAQHATYAAPFGGAAIGAGLALGMVALLMLRPKPAP
- the madM gene encoding malonate transporter subunit MadM, which codes for MIEIAHKVIADQPLVLAFAAVGALMWISAMLSRLLFAGRIHASAIAIMAALALAWYGGIITGGKKGLADVPAFAGLLLMGGAMLRDFAIVATAFEVDPIEARKAGLLGAFALLLGTVVPFAVGAGIAWSFGYRDAVSLATLGAGAVTYIVGPVTGAALGASSPVMALSIATGVLKAVLVMATTPMAARFMGLNNPRSAMIFGGLAGTVSGVAGGLAATDEKLVPYGALTATFHTGLGCLLAPSVLFLIVKALV
- a CDS encoding malonate--CoA ligase, with the translated sequence MAQDLFSIFHSRSIAAPDAPFLILPELGVITYAQAVARSGQMANLFRAAGVKPGDRIAVQVEKSADALLTYLAALRIGAVYLPLNTAYTAAEVRFFLSDATPALFIHRPEDEAAMAALCADLGIAARLTLGQSGEGSLPAGADAQEAQADIHPVAMDDLAAILYTSGTTGRSKGAMLTQGNLASNSATLKDYWRFTEGDVLLHALPIFHTHGLFVATNITITAGSAIILCSKFDVRELIRLMPRATVLMGVPTFYSRLLNEGDFTRELVTHMRLFVSGSAPLSAETHKEFSARTGHAILERYGMTETNMNTSNPYEGDRVPGSVGFPLPGVELRIADPETGESLPQGEVGVIEVRGPNVFKGYWQLPEKTAEELRENGFFITGDLGVIDDRGYVSIVGRAKDLIICGGFNVYPAEVEALIDAIPGIAESAVIGIPHKDMGEGVVAVVQARDAALDEAAVLGAIAGDLARFKQPRRVIFLPELPRNTMGKIQKKALRETYADLFAK